Genomic window (Bradyrhizobium sp. 186):
GACGGACGGGCGAAGCGTAAGTCTGCGACTGACGAGCAAGGGCAAAAAAGCGCTTGCACGCGATCCGTTCGAAGTTCTGGTGCGCGCCGTGGATTCGCTCGACGCGACAGAGCGAACTGCGATGCGTCGCGCGCTGCACCAAGTGCTGTCCACTCTAGCGACGAGTGATGCGCATCGGCGCTTCGGTGGTTGCCAGGACTGCACGCACTTCGGCGGAGAGATGTCCGGCAACCTGCCGAGCACGGGTCCCTCGGCCGCTGAATGCCTGCTCCTCGGTGTTCCGATTCGGCCAGAGGACGTAGGTCTTCTGTGCGTCCATTTTCAACCAATAAAGGAGCACCGCGAGGACGGACCGACGCCATGAATGAGTTCGCCGCTGCGATCTGCTGAAAGGACGCTTAATTGACCTTCGTCGTCAACGAGAGCTGAATTCGCTGCAAAATCATGGACTGCGTCGACGTGTGCCCCGTGGACTGCTTCTACGAGGGCGAAAACATGCTCGTCATCCACCCGGACGAATGCATCGATTGCGGGGTCTGCCTGCCGGAATGCCCGGTAGACGCGATCAAGCCTGACACCGAGCCGGGGCTTGAGAAATGGCTGTCGCTGAATGCGGAATACGCGAAAATCTGGCCAAATATTACGGTCAAAAAGCGCCCCCCGCCCGACTCCAAGGAGTGGGAGGGGAAGCCGGACAAACTTCCATACTTCTCACCAAATCCCGCCGCGGGTGATTGAGGCGAACAGCGCCCGCACCGCAACATTCGCCTTCGCAATTTCCGCGAGGCGCTTACCTTCCTTCCAATATCCGCGAATTAACTCGCGTTTGAGATCCCTGGAGGCGCATAACCAGACAATCACCGCTCCGCCTCCTGGGCATTACCGGTGACAGAGAGTGTTGCGCTCCCGCCTATTCGAGGGAAGCATCATGCCCCAGTCTCAACGCCTGTCGTCCGTCATTCCATTCGTTGCAATTGAGCGCCCCGCTTGTCCGAAGTGCAAGGCCCCGATGATGCTCGTCAGTATCGAGCTAGCACGCCCGGGCGTCGACTTGCATACGTTTGAATGTGGTATCTGCAATCACGTACTTAAGACCCTGGCCGCGTATGAAGACCCTATGAAGTCCAAGGGTCTTGGACGTTGGCTTCAAGGCGATTTGCACCCACCGAAGTAAGGCGCGCCGGCGTGAACCGGCGGATTGTGTAAATTCCTTGAAATGAGGCGCGCCGTAGAAATGCCCACAAGCTGGGTAATATTCACCACTGGACCACACTGATAGACGCCCGCGCCACCGCGGGTGCGGGTGCGCTATCTCGAAAGAGGAGCAAATCTCATGTGTGACTATAGTCTGCATGCCATGGCATCGCGTCCCGCCAAAGTTGGAGAGACGCTCGTCACCACAACGTTCCCCAGGACCTCGACCCGTGGCTTTGCTGCAGAAAGCGAACCCGGGATGGCGGTCTGCCTGCTTCCCGGAACCGAGTTAGCCTTCGAGCAAAACGTTAAGTACGACCAGGGATGGATCTGGACGAGAACAACGAGCTTCCGCGTTGCCAAGTTTGGTGTGGTCGAACCAATTGTGCCGCATCGCCACCACGACGCGATCGAATTTCCCGATGGAAGCAATGTCCTGGTGACGCTGCTCGTCGAAGGCCAGCGAGCGACTGTGCTGCAATTGCCAGTTGTCCAGCAGATATCGGAGCGCACCACAAAAGCTGAGGAGCACGGAAGCACACCGGCATCAGCAGCTTGATCTTGCCCTGGAGTTGCACGCCGAATCACTTCGGCGGGCTCTGCGTAACATCTTGTCGCGGTGTGAGTTGGGACCGGCGACGGTGGAGAAATGCCTGCTGTCGATTAAGAAACTTGCAAACGACCGTGCTGCGGAGTGAGCCGGCGTGTTGTCTGCCGTGATGACGCTGATCGGCAGGATTTGCACATAATCTGCCAGCATTCGGCAAGGGGTCAATTCGCGCACTTCGTTGGTCTTAGGTGGGGCCTAGCCCTCCCCTTGAATAGATGAAAATCCTGCTTGGCCGCGCGAACTCAGTCTACGTCAGGCCGCCGGGTGGCGGACATCAACGCCGTCCGCTGAATATTCCGTAATCTTATTACGCAGCGTTCTGATGGAGAACCCAAGCAGGCGCGCTGAAGCGGTGCGGTTGCCGCCTGTTTTCGCAAGCGTTTCTAGGACCAGATCGCGCTCGATGTCTTTGATGGGCGAGCCAACGAGCCACCGTGCGAGACGACGTCACGACGCGCCTGAGATTTGAGACCGCGGGGACAGGGCGTACTCCATTTGCACAAACACTTCCCCTCGGCCTCATTCAGAGGACAAGGATTTGGTTAATGATTTCCTAACGCGACGCTCCGGCACTCGACTAGGGTTCGACCACTGCTGGCGAGGCCGCTAGTGCGAGCACCGCCTGCTCTTCCCACCCTCGCGGTGAATCCGCTCGCAATGAGAGAGCCGCCCTCAGGAGCGTGCACTAGATTTTGTGGTGATTGGCTCGATTGCACCGGTCGTTCGCACGGCATTACGTGCTTCGAAGTAAGAAGCGATTTCCGCTTCGGCCTCGCGTTCCCATTTTTCCGCCTCGGCGAGCCAAAGGAAACGTCTGGCCGGATCGCTCACTGCGAGCTGGCGAAACTTCGCTTCTAACTTGCGGCACTCTACCAGGTTTTTCATTGTCACCTCCTAGGAGATGCGTTTTCCGCGACAGCTTAGGCTCGTCTTGACGACGAAGTCATTGCGTTTCGTATTTCTTGCGTGCGTCATTGAGGCGCGGAAGATAATTGGGGCCCCTTCATTGCGCAAAACATCACGGCTAGCCGGTCCATCTGCGCCGAGCCGGGCGAGCGCCACCATGTCGCCTGGCACCATCGCGACGGGAAGAAACACGCAATTTTTGCTTGCCTCATGTTAGTCTTTCCCTGCCTGATCAGGGAGAACAGCCATGATAGCCGAGTTGGATGAAGACCGCTTTAATCCGTAAATTTCTAAAGCATGTCGGAGTTACATCGCAGCGTGAAATTGAGAACCTGGTGCGTAGCGGAGAGGTGAAGGGTGGCAAGCTCAAAATGCGAATGACCCTTTCCGCTGAGGGGACGCCGCTGAAACATGTAGTCGAGGAAACGGTCGCACTCTGACGATTATCCCGGCTGCCCCGGCAGGGCTGCCCTCTTGGTGGAGGACTCATCCTGCTCATTTCCAATTTGGTCCTTGGTGTCGATTCGACAACATCCGTGGTAGGGTTTCCAGCGAGAACGGACTCTACTCAAAACCGGGGGTGTTTTAGGGGAGTAGATCACAATATATGCTGAATTGACTCCTTATGCTGGAGGAAGCGGTCATGCTCCAGACGGTATCGCGGCTCCTTCCGGAGCTTCCGCTATTTCTCATGACTGCCGTCGCTACGCATTTGGTCATGTCATTTGCGCAGACGCTGATGCATTACAAGCTCGGCCACCATCCAATGGGCGGTAAGTTCTTTCGCAACCATATCAACTTCCATCACACCTACTATTCCAAAGATCATCTCGTCTCACGGACGTACCGCGGTGACGAAGGCAACAATACACCCTTCTTCTTCATTCCTGTGTTTCTGGTAGGAGCTTGTACATACCTCGTATTGCCCATTGATCTCTTCGTGGTTCAGGTAGTTGCATGTGCGGCGTCGTTCTACGCGCACGTCTTTTTCGACAAGGAATACCACGTAGAGGGATCGCGGCTTCAGCGGTTTGCATGGTTCAGACGCAAACAGGAACTGCACTTCGTTCATCACCGGCACGCGAACTGCAATTTCGCGGTGATCCATTTCTTCTGGGATGGGATTCTCGGTACCTATAGAAGGCCGGATGCTCGGTTTCGTGGACAAAAGGGATTCCCAAATCAACTGGTGTCTGATTCAAAACCGTCTCCTCTCCAGAAGCGACCTTGAATCAAACGCCGCTTGGAAGTTCCTCTGTGGAGTGCCTCAAATCGTAACCAACCCCGCCAGCAATATGACCTCCAGCACTGTGGATGCAGTCACATTGACGTCCCCACGCCACTTCTCTGGACCAAGGGCGGCTTAAATGACAAGTAGCCATTCTGGTCGTAGAGACTGCCTCCGAACGAGGGCCGAGCGAACATCGTAATACAGAACGCGCCATAGACGGCAAAGCAGTCGCGAGATCGAACCGCTCGATCGCCATTGGTCCTTTGATCCAAATGAGCCAAAGCGCGATCAGTGCGACGCCCGAGTAGCTCAATATCGAGCCGACCGCGCGTCCTGCAAAGCCAATACCTGCCAGAACTGCCGCGAGGGACAGGGCATCACGAAAGACCGCAGATGCCCTTGAGGTTGCCAGCTTGCACGACCTTCCGACGGAAAAACGTAAGTGGTTTGACGCTGAACAGGCTTACTGGTAGGGCCGCGACGCTCTCGGCGCGGGGAAATGAAACAGGAGAGTTCAGTCCATGATCGAGGGGATCAGCGCGGTCACACTAGGCGCCCACGAAATGCCACGAGCTGTCCTATTCTACCGCTCGCTGGGGTTTGAGGTCCTGCATGGCGGCGAAGAGTCGTCATTCACCAGCTTTCGAGTAGGGGTGAGCTATCTTAACCTCATTGCCCAACCTGCCGAGCGGCGCTGGTCCTGGTGGGGGCGCGCAATCCAACACGCGTGCTGGCCGCTTTCAAGCGAGAGAAGGAAGCGTTAGAGTCAATCCACAAGCAAAGCAGAAAATCGGCGTTTAAAAGATCGCTAAGGCGTTGAAGCGAACCCCAGGTGCGACGGGTGTGAAGCCGCGAAGCTTGGCGTGTCGCTCGATACGCGAGGGTATCCGCGCTGCCGACCTTGCGGCACCTACACATCCCGCGACATGCCAAACATCATTGGCAGATTCCGCTGAGGGCTGAAAAAAGCCCGCGATGCGACCGAACGGCAATGATCAGGGGTTTCTCGCGCCCTATTTTGAATTCGCGCGCGGTGATTTCCGAACTATAACCACTTCTGGCCGAATAGCGAGATGCCAACGGACTTATTTCTGGATCTATCTGGAAGACACCTCAGGCGATCCCGCCGTACTGTCGGATAGTTCGTTAACCGCGTCCGCTTACTGGTTGCGCACATGGTCACGATTTGTGTTTCATGAACGGATTGGCGGGATACATGCAGCAGATCGAAACCAATGACCCAACCGAGGCCCGACGCTGCCGCTACGCCCAATATCGAGGACAGGTCGCTACTCTGACCTTTGGCCGCGCGACCGTGAGAGGCATGGTTCGATCGGTCAAGGAAGACAGTTCCTGTGTTCCGGTTCGATGGCTGATCACCATCGCTTCGCAATAGCGGCGAGCAACTTCGTAAATTAATCGTCTTCTGACAGGATACCGCTCCTCCGTGAAATATCGACGCCTTGCCGGTCGGCACGTGATACCGACATCGTATGCCGATTGGTGACACCGTCATTTCCGATCATTTGGATTACCGGTTTCAAGGCAAGCTGCTGACCGCTCGACGTTTCGGTACGAACTGGAAGGTTCGTAGCGAATTCAACGTCGTCACTGTCGAGCTTCTGGCTTACGAAGGTTGGGACGGCGCGGATTGGAGTGTCAAATGGAGGGGCGACGGCTTCGTCCACACCAATCACGATAAGTCGGGGGAGTTTGATGCCCTGACAATCAGTTATATTGGTCATTCTGCCCAGAGATGGGAATGCGCCTGGCGGTTAGAGGACCTAGTATTCAGGCACATCCGATGCACATAGTCGAAAATGCTGTCTGATATGTTTTTGACCTTCAAGTCAGCCACTCGCAACTCTTTCGCAAACCACTGTGATCGAAGCAATGCCCTTCCAGACGAACCGTTCAGCTCAGTCGGCACGCGGCGGTCGCATAAAGCCGTCGACTCCCGATCATAACAGGTAGAGAGTCACTCCATCACGGCTCGGATTGGCTTTTGCATGACCACATCCTGGTGGCAGACGTGTGTCATCTATCAAATCTACGCGCGCTCTTTCCAGGACACGAACGACGACGGCATCGGCGACCTCGAAGGGATCGCGCGGCGGCTTGATTATCTCGTCAGCCTTGGCGTCGATGCGATCTGGATCTCTCCCATCTATCCGTCGCCGATGGTTGATTTCGGTTATGACGTTGCCGAATATTGCACCGTCGATCCGCGCTTCGGTGACCTGCCAGACTTCGACGATCTGCTGATGCACGCCCATCGGCGGCGGCTCAAGGTTCTGCTCGACTTCGTGCCCAACCACAGCTCCGACCAGCATCCATGGTTCGTCGAGAGCCGCGCTTGCCGAGGAAATCCGAAAAGAGACTGGTACATCTGGCGCGATCCCGCGCCTGGCGGCGGACCGCCCAATAACTGGATCAGCGATTTCGGCGGCTCAGCCTGGCAATGGGACGAGATCACCGGACAATATTATTACCACGCCTTCCTCAAGGAGCAGCCGGATCTCAACTGGCGTCATCCCGCCGTGCAGGCGGCGATGTACGATGTAATGCGTTTCTGGTTCGATCGCGGCGTCGATGGCTTCCGCATCGACGTGCTGTGGCACATGATCAAGGCGGCAGACTTCCCGGACAATCCACCTAACCCGGCCTATCAGCCCCAGATGGGCGAAATGCACCGCCTCCTTCAACTCCATTCGACGGACCAGCTGGAGGTACACCGGATCGCGGCCGCGATGCGCGAAATCGCCGACGGCTATGGCGCCAGGGGACAAGGCGATCGGGTTCTGATTGGTGAGATCTACCTGCCGGTCGATCGGCTGATGCATTATTACGGCGCTGAACGGCCGGAGATGCATCTGCCGTTCAATTTCCAACTCATCGATACCCCGTGGGATGCGCGCTCCCTTGCGTCGGCGATCACCAACTATGAGGCGGCACTACCGCCGGATGGCTGGCCAAACTGGGTGCTCGGCAACCATGACCGGCCACGCGTTGCGGCCAGGCGCGGACAGGCCCAGGCCCGCGTCGCAGCGGTGCTGTTGCTGACGCTTCGCGGCACGCCCACGCTCTATTATGGCGACGAACTGGGTTTGAGCGATGTCATGATCGAATCATCGCAAGTGCAGGATCCGCGCGAGTTGCGCGAGCCCGGTCTGGCGTTGGGCCGCGATCCCGTGCGCACGCCGATGCCATGGGACGACAGCGAAAATGCCGGTTTCAGCACGGCCAAGCCGTGGCTGCCGCTCCATGCCGATTGGCGGACGTGCAATGTGGCGCGGATGGCGGATGATCCTCAATCCATCCTGGCGCTTTATCGTCGCTTGCTGGCGCTCAGACGCACTTCCCCGGCTTTATCGATCGGCGACTTCGTTCTGTTGAATGTCGAATACGAGATGCTGGTTTACGAACGCCGACACGGGGCGGAGCGTCTGATTGTGGCGCTTAATCTCGGGGAACGGCAGCATCGGCTTCAATTGCCGGATTGGGCGCGCGGGAGCCGAGCGCTGTTGTCCACGCTCGAGGATGCGGCGCTGGTCGAAGGTGGCACCCTCCTGCTAGGCTCGAATGAAGCTGTCGTGCTCGAGGCCGGATAGCACGCAGCAGAGAAGGATGATCACGTGCGTATCGCCATGCTAGCGCCGATCTCCTGGCGTACACCGCCGCGCCATTACGGCCCCTGGGAGCAGGTGACGAGTCTCTTGACCGAGGCGCTGGTCGCGCGCGGTGCCGATGTCACGCTGTTTGCCACCAAGGACAGCAAGACGGCAGGCAGGCTGGATGCCGTCTGCCCGGCGCCCTATTCCGAGGATCCCACGATCGACGCAAAAGTGTGGGAGATGCTACATGTAGCTCATGTCTTTGAACAGGCCGGTGAGTTTGACCTCATTCATAACCAGGCCGATTTCGTACCACTCGCCTTCTCGCGTCTGGTCGGAACTCCTGTCGTGACGACGATCCACGGCTTCTCGTCGATGCGCATTCTGCCCGCCTACAAGGCATACGAAGATCGCGTCCACTACGTCGCGATCAGCGCGGCCGATCGCCATCCGGACTTGCGCTATGCCGCAACGATCCACCATGGCATTCCGCTCGAGGACTTTCCGTTCGATCCGCAAGGCAGCGAGGATCTGCTCTTCTTCGGCCGCATTCACCCGGACAAGGGGGCCGCTGAAGCGATCACGGCGGCACATCGATCACGACGGAGATTGATCATGGCCGGCATCGTCCAGGACCAGAACTACCATAACGAGCAAGTGGCACCCGCGCTCGGCGGTGGATCCGTGGTCTATCTCGGCCCGGTTGGCGGAGTGGAGCGCGCGAAGACTTTGGGCTCCGCACGCGCGCTGCTCCACCTCATTAATTTCGACGAGCCGTTCGGCCTGTCGGTGGTGGAAGCGCTTGCCTGCGGAACACCCGTCATTGCCTGCAACCGGGGATCGATGCCCGAGCTGATCGATGATGGCGTGACCGGGTTTCTGGTCGACAGCCTCGACGCGGCGGTCGATGCGATCGGCCGCATCGAAGAAATCGATCGCGCGTCTTGCCGCGCTGCGGTATCGGCACGCTTCACGGTAGATCGCATGGCCGATAGATATTTGGCCTTGTACCGATCAATCCTTGGTTGAAGGACAAACGACAGAAAAAACCGACGGGCCAAAACTATAACAGCGGATCGGTTCGATGAGAGCGTGGCCAAGCGCTTCCGGCTGTCAATCGTCGGATAGTCACTACGAATGCTTGGCTGGCCGCTGGGCTACGTCCGCTTTGGGTCGATATTGTTGCAAAAGTCGAAAATCGAACAACCCTAAAAATCTCGCGAAGGTCGATCTTTGGACCTCTCTGCCGCTGCATCGCTTTTCTAAGCCACGACGGAGGTCCGTGATCAATTTTGGATGAAACGATATGGTCCCTCGCGTCGCCGCGCGTAAAACGCATCAGCGGCTCTAAGAATTTTCGTTCGCCACCCCAAAAAGACTTTTGCAACAATATCTGTCAAAAGCTGACATCCGCCGCGATCCGGGATAAGTCCGCTTTACCCCTCGAGAGCGGACTTTCCATATTTAACATTACCCGAATCGCGGCGGCCAACCCGAATCGCGACGGCCAAACGGAGCGACTGACGCGATAGGCTAGCTAGGACGTGAACCCATAAATATGCCGGGTGGACGGCTGGTCAGAGTCCGCTATGCACCGATAGAGACCATGTTCTGCGCAGCTAAATGACGCGATGGGCCAGAGGCCCACCTCGGTGATTCGAGTCCATAGGGATGTCCAAGCTGAGCGTCTCCGGCCTTCCTAATCTAGAAAGATGGAGCTCGTGCCAAGTGCAACGCGGCCTCAACGCCGCCTTCCAGGATCTGCTCTGCCTGGGCAGCGTCGGGCACGGCCCGCGCGAACTGGAGGGTGCCCACCATGAGGCCGAAGATGGCGGTCGCGCGGCGGCGGCTCGCTGCGGAATCGGCATCCGGAAGTAGTGCGGCCAGAGACGAAACGTAGCTTCGCAGCGCTTTCTCGTAACCCTGCCGAGTGGACAGGGGCTGGCGGGCGATTTCGGGGAGCAACGCCGCCGAGGGGCACCCGCCCGCCGGGTCTTCGAGATGTGCGTGGTTCAGGTATCTCCGGATCGCGCCTTCAAGGTCCAGGCCCCTCCGCTGATCTTCATCGAGGCGATGTTGCTGGTCGCCGAGCGCGCTCGCCAGCGCCTCGCGAACGAGCGCGTCCTTGGACTCGAAGTGCGGAGAGAATGCCCCTTTGGTCAGGCCGGCCTCGCCCATGATCCCGGCGATCCCGGCGGCGGAGATGCCGTCTCGACGCACGCACTTCGACGCCACATCGATGATGTGCCGTCGCGTCGCTGCCTTATGACCTTTCTCGAAACGCATCTTCTCTCCACTCCACTAATATCCCGCAGCCGTTAGGCTGCAGCCGCTTCCAACAAGGCTCGGAGGTCGCGATCAAGCTGCTTGGCTACTGTATCGACATTATCGCTGCCAAACTGGCCGAAAACGGATGCTGGTCGATCATATTCAAACGCGACACCGCCATCGTCATCCTCGCGCAGAAGGACGCGGATGGGCGCATAGAGCCCCGCCGAAAGATGATGGCGCGTCATCTTAGAGGCGGTGAGCGGATTTCCGATATCGTACTGGATGGATCGGCGCGTCAGCCGCGCAATAGCTAGCAGCGCCCCATGGTCGCGCTGGCCGAAAATGGTGAGCGGCGGACAGGCCTCCAACTCTCGAAGCGCGCGCGTGCTTTCACCGTATCGCAGGAGAGCGAAGATCCCGTCGTCGATGCGGGGGGCCAAGGTCGCGAGCTTGGCTTGAAGCTAAAGGCTTTGTTGAGCTGATGGTCACGTGCTCGACCGTAATGGCACGCGTTGAGTACAGTGCATTGGCCATCTGTTGATCCTCCAATCGGTTGTCGTTGTACGGAATTGACCCCTTTCCCAACTGAAGGGGGCCAGACGTCAAATCGTAGTCGACGGGGTGCTCAAGACGCCCTCGATCCGGCGGGCAAGGTCAAGAAGCGCCCGGTCGCTCCCTAAGGGGGCGTCCAGCTCAAGGCCAATCGGCAGCCCAACGCGAGACAAGCCAACAGGAATGCTGATACCCGGCAGCCCCACGCTGCTTGCTGACACGGTGTGGTTCGCCAAAGCGAGGTAGCTGACTTCCTGCCCGGCGATATGGACGGTCGCCTGCTCCTTGAGCAAAGGCGCCGTGCAGGGCGTGGTCGGTTGCAGAATGACCTGCGCCCCATGAGAGACGAACGCCGTGTTGAGGCGGCGCTGGATTTCCGGCCGGCTCACGTTGAGCGCCGTCTGATAGGTATCTGCCGAGGTCGCGCCTGCACCGCCCGGCAGTACGATGTGCCCCCAAGCCTGGCGAAGCTGGGGCTTGAGGTCCTCGTAAATCGCGTCGAACGTGGTCGGAATGTCGTGGCGGCGAAGGAATTCCGAAATTGCGCCCATCGTCTCATGAGCGAAAATGCCCCATGTCGCGGTTTGGATGAGGGCATTGAAATCGTCGCCAAGGTCTACCTCAACGACCTCAGCGCCGGCGTCCTGCAGCCGCCGAACCACCTCGCGGAAGTGGGTCTCGACTTCCGCGTCCACCAGATCCAGGAATTGTCGCGGCGCGAAGGCCAGTCGGGCTCCCTTCAGGTCGTATCCGCGGTCGAAAAGCTCCGCAGCCTGTTCACCAGTCACGACCTGATCCACCAAAATGCAGTCCTCCACGCTTCGGGCGAATGCACCCGGCGTGTCGAGCGTATGGGAGATCGGAGCAACGCCGTTGCGCGGCCAACGTCCGGTAGTTGGCTTGAATCCCACGACGCCGCAGAACGATGCTGGCACCCGGATCGAGCCGACCGTATCCCCACCCAAGGAGGCGGGTACGATCCCGGCAGCCACGGATGCGGCAGAGCCGCTTGAGGAGCCGCCCGACACGTGATCGCGAGCGTGCGGATTCTTCACCTGGCCGTAGCGCTCGTTGTGGCCAGTCAGCCCGTAGGACATCTCCACCAGATTGTTCTTGCCGAAGACGAGGGCTCCTGCATCCTTGATTGCGCGGACAGCGTCCGCGTCTTCGCGCGGCACGAAGTGAGCGAGACCGTCGAGACCTAGGCTGGTAGGCAGCCCTTTCGTCAAATAGCTGTCCTTCACCCCGAGGGGCACGCCAAGGAGCGGAGCCGCCGAGCCGGCCGCATGCGCCTTGTCCGCGTCCCTCGCGGCCTCGAGCACAGCGGCCTCGTCGATGGTGATGAAGGCGTTAAGCTCGGCAAGCGTTCGGGCGCGCTGCAGAAGCGCCGTAGTGTAGGCTTCCGACGTGATATCGCCGTTACGAACCGCTGCTGCAGCGGCTGCGAGCCCCAGCGAGGAGAGATTCGTGATTTCTCGCGATGCGATGTGACGCGAAATGGCGGTGGTGTCGTTCATGAAATCCTCGCAAAGAGCTGTGACGCGGCATTTTCGGCGCTGCAAACGGCCTCCGCAGCTCAATGCCATGACGATCATAATATAAAATTACGATCGTAATTCAATAGCCTTTCTCGCGGCGCGGGGGCCTCGCCGGACACATAAGCGTGAGGTGCCGATGACGATTGATCGAGCCGGCAATCAACCGTTTCGACCAAGTCCGCTATGCCACCGAAAGCGGAAGCAAATTCAGAGCATTAGCAGCACGGCCGCAAAGCGTTGTCGGTTGATGGCGCGGCCCTAGACGTGATTCAAGCTCCGAAACCGGAGGCGAATCATGCGCTACGAACTCAGCGATTACGAATGGACAGCCATCAAGCCGATGCTGCCGAACAAGCCGCGCGGCGTTCGGCGCGTAAATGACCGTCGCGTGCTCAATGGCATCTTTTGGGTCTTGCGTTCAGGCGCGCCATGGCGCGACTTGCCGGAGAACTATGGTCCCTGCACCACTTGTTACAACCGTTTCGTTCGGTGGCGTCGGGCTGGCGTCTGGGACCGGATCATGGATGCACTGGCCGCCGGTTGTAACGCGGCGGTGCAAATGATCGATACTTCGGTCGTCCGCGTGCACCAGCACGGAGCCTGCATCGCCGACAATAGTCATCAAGATATGGGTCGCTCACGAGGCGGCCTGACGAGCAAGATTCATGCGGTGGTGGACACCAATGGCCTGCCGGTCCATCTCGCGCTCACGCCGGGTGAGGCGCACGACAATCGACTGTGTTCGGTTCTCCTCAACGCCTTGCTTCCCCAAACGATGTTACTCGCGGATCGTGGATACGACGCGGATTGGATCAGGGAGCTTGCCCGCCACCAAGGTGCGTGGGCCAATATTCCGCCGAAACGCAATCGCAATCTGCTTCATAACGTTGTCGCGCGTGAGGTTGTCACCGCACTGTCTGAGTACCTGGACGAAGGCCTTCGCCGCGCCGTATTCGCTGGAATCAAGCAGAGCCCGAGCTCAAGTCCGCGCGCACATAGCGCGCTGGAAGATAAGGAAAAACTGGCGCACCCGACACGATTCGAACGTGTGACCTTTGCCTTCGGAGGGCAACGCTAAGCGACTGCCTGAAATAGCAATCTGAGATGGTTGCATGTCCGGGATTTAAACCTACTCAGCGGACAGCTCAAACGTACGCTGGTAGCGTACGAACGGCGGTTCTTGGAAACTTTGAAGATGCCGCGTAGCGAGTTGGGTTGCGCTGCCCGCCGAAAAGAAAACAGGACCCGCACGGTAGTGGTCGCGATGTAGCGGGCCACTGACTCGAACCTCGGACTGCTCAGCCAGTCTGCAGCACGTCGCCGCGCCGATTCCTCCGCCAGCGCCAGTCACGAGGGCTATCCGCCCATCAAGCGATGACATTCGATCTCTCCTAACAGTAACTCGGAAGAAGGCGTTGGCCGCCGGTGGCAGGCGAGGCATAAACGAAGAGAAGGACAGTTCAATTTGCCGTCGAAAGAGCGATCATTTGAAGAGGTCAATCGTGTCATTTACTGTCTAAGACCGATCCAAACGGCTCGAAGCGCTGGCCGTTGAATTTCACCAGCTGAAGCTGATCGATGGGAGAATAGTCGGTGGAACTGGTTCTTATCTTGATGCCCGGCAAATAGACGTTGATTTCCATATCGAGACTGGTCATGCGTCGTGCGATCGACCGCGTGGTCGATCGCTTCGGGTGTCTGGATATCGTGTTCGGAAATGCCGGTATTGGAGGAGGCGCCGGCTTCCTCGGTCTTGATGGAAGCGCCAATGCGGGCGGCGAAATCG
Coding sequences:
- a CDS encoding MarR family transcriptional regulator, with product MSARETAELLLQVGRLVQAEGYDGELSPAQWMALRFFARANPFSRTPSAFAEFQATTRGTATQTIKALEAGGYLVRQPFKTDGRSVSLRLTSKGKKALARDPFEVLVRAVDSLDATERTAMRRALHQVLSTLATSDAHRRFGGCQDCTHFGGEMSGNLPSTGPSAAECLLLGVPIRPEDVGLLCVHFQPIKEHREDGPTP
- the fdxA gene encoding ferredoxin FdxA, with amino-acid sequence MRCKIMDCVDVCPVDCFYEGENMLVIHPDECIDCGVCLPECPVDAIKPDTEPGLEKWLSLNAEYAKIWPNITVKKRPPPDSKEWEGKPDKLPYFSPNPAAGD
- a CDS encoding helix-turn-helix domain-containing protein, with protein sequence MKDIERDLVLETLAKTGGNRTASARLLGFSIRTLRNKITEYSADGVDVRHPAA
- a CDS encoding sterol desaturase family protein, which produces MLQTVSRLLPELPLFLMTAVATHLVMSFAQTLMHYKLGHHPMGGKFFRNHINFHHTYYSKDHLVSRTYRGDEGNNTPFFFIPVFLVGACTYLVLPIDLFVVQVVACAASFYAHVFFDKEYHVEGSRLQRFAWFRRKQELHFVHHRHANCNFAVIHFFWDGILGTYRRPDARFRGQKGFPNQLVSDSKPSPLQKRP
- a CDS encoding alpha-amylase family glycosyl hydrolase codes for the protein MTTSWWQTCVIYQIYARSFQDTNDDGIGDLEGIARRLDYLVSLGVDAIWISPIYPSPMVDFGYDVAEYCTVDPRFGDLPDFDDLLMHAHRRRLKVLLDFVPNHSSDQHPWFVESRACRGNPKRDWYIWRDPAPGGGPPNNWISDFGGSAWQWDEITGQYYYHAFLKEQPDLNWRHPAVQAAMYDVMRFWFDRGVDGFRIDVLWHMIKAADFPDNPPNPAYQPQMGEMHRLLQLHSTDQLEVHRIAAAMREIADGYGARGQGDRVLIGEIYLPVDRLMHYYGAERPEMHLPFNFQLIDTPWDARSLASAITNYEAALPPDGWPNWVLGNHDRPRVAARRGQAQARVAAVLLLTLRGTPTLYYGDELGLSDVMIESSQVQDPRELREPGLALGRDPVRTPMPWDDSENAGFSTAKPWLPLHADWRTCNVARMADDPQSILALYRRLLALRRTSPALSIGDFVLLNVEYEMLVYERRHGAERLIVALNLGERQHRLQLPDWARGSRALLSTLEDAALVEGGTLLLGSNEAVVLEAG
- a CDS encoding glycosyltransferase family 4 protein; translated protein: MLAPISWRTPPRHYGPWEQVTSLLTEALVARGADVTLFATKDSKTAGRLDAVCPAPYSEDPTIDAKVWEMLHVAHVFEQAGEFDLIHNQADFVPLAFSRLVGTPVVTTIHGFSSMRILPAYKAYEDRVHYVAISAADRHPDLRYAATIHHGIPLEDFPFDPQGSEDLLFFGRIHPDKGAAEAITAAHRSRRRLIMAGIVQDQNYHNEQVAPALGGGSVVYLGPVGGVERAKTLGSARALLHLINFDEPFGLSVVEALACGTPVIACNRGSMPELIDDGVTGFLVDSLDAAVDAIGRIEEIDRASCRAAVSARFTVDRMADRYLALYRSILG
- a CDS encoding TetR/AcrR family transcriptional regulator, encoding MRFEKGHKAATRRHIIDVASKCVRRDGISAAGIAGIMGEAGLTKGAFSPHFESKDALVREALASALGDQQHRLDEDQRRGLDLEGAIRRYLNHAHLEDPAGGCPSAALLPEIARQPLSTRQGYEKALRSYVSSLAALLPDADSAASRRRATAIFGLMVGTLQFARAVPDAAQAEQILEGGVEAALHLARAPSF
- a CDS encoding DUF302 domain-containing protein, which gives rise to MAPRIDDGIFALLRYGESTRALRELEACPPLTIFGQRDHGALLAIARLTRRSIQYDIGNPLTASKMTRHHLSAGLYAPIRVLLREDDDGGVAFEYDRPASVFGQFGSDNVDTVAKQLDRDLRALLEAAAA